A single region of the Enterococcus mundtii genome encodes:
- a CDS encoding integral membrane protein, with amino-acid sequence MDKFPLNYFSSLRSPKQLFLGRKQLTWPKFIVIFLFLISFMVMPITLFYTNQVSAIPMEQFLSVNTLIDQEGVARLRELQLTNGRLTADSEIISVTNDVIIGTALTPEEMAERGAAINFEETSWTIRQEEDGQKREYNMSYPSSFDFMRMTSPKEFEQFLENEFYASNRPMIILSYSLTLGILLFIMTGLILFGAAFFLWLTRKSKFSSIKNFKESANLMLNVLGVSSIIAGFVGFIHFDFVLMMGIQSTIAVLLLLWIFAKTGFKDSKAIQV; translated from the coding sequence ATGGATAAATTCCCACTCAATTACTTTTCAAGCTTAAGAAGTCCAAAACAGTTGTTTTTAGGTAGAAAACAACTCACTTGGCCAAAATTTATCGTGATCTTTCTGTTTCTAATTTCTTTTATGGTCATGCCGATTACTTTATTTTATACGAATCAAGTCTCGGCGATCCCGATGGAACAATTCTTATCGGTGAATACGTTGATCGATCAGGAAGGGGTGGCACGCTTACGTGAACTACAACTTACGAACGGTCGCTTAACAGCTGACTCTGAGATCATTAGTGTAACAAACGATGTCATCATCGGAACAGCACTGACGCCAGAAGAAATGGCAGAAAGAGGAGCCGCAATCAATTTTGAAGAGACCAGCTGGACGATCCGTCAAGAAGAGGATGGACAAAAACGAGAATACAATATGTCATATCCCTCCTCATTTGATTTTATGAGAATGACAAGTCCAAAAGAGTTTGAACAGTTTTTAGAGAATGAATTTTATGCGAGTAATCGACCGATGATCATTTTATCTTACAGTTTGACGTTAGGTATTTTATTGTTTATCATGACTGGCTTGATTTTGTTCGGCGCTGCCTTCTTTTTATGGCTAACAAGAAAAAGCAAATTCTCTTCTATAAAAAACTTTAAAGAGAGCGCAAATTTGATGTTGAATGTTCTAGGTGTGAGTTCGATAATTGCTGGTTTTGTCGGTTTTATCCATTTTGATTTTGTCTTGATGATGGGCATCCAGTCGACCATAGCCGTTTTATTGTTACTATGGATTTTCGCTAAAACTGGCTTCAAAGATTCAAAAGCGATCCAAGTCTGA
- a CDS encoding sce7725 family protein codes for MYYPYLRGKQFDLLALKESLNRGLLSTKIQPIIEPVRDSATLKNVVELFQKKNHPLIIIKNPQVGQFKLFDQPIHTWVTSEDSSLAEAEIITPSNYERMIESPPPFIIFDGQHQPRENAIWQALIKTNATFFIPDSSRLRMQLPENKIIIRDQFQTRRHVENYAEKNDDFFSDDHLFFQMDGYHGFSNFTIEGSRYFDKGFPSRALALHITYVDAYGNMRIKHFVSDTNDSAKDQALKFMEAANKMYGWLMRNHQQIYITEGLLELVSLYRQQKFPGLGVLKKWTLLHHLELVSQLLDHPTDWLRSGSRIDKLYKLITDQ; via the coding sequence ATGTATTATCCTTATTTACGTGGCAAACAATTCGATCTACTTGCATTAAAGGAAAGTTTGAATCGTGGACTTTTATCCACTAAGATTCAGCCAATCATCGAGCCAGTACGTGATTCGGCGACGCTAAAAAATGTTGTCGAGTTGTTTCAAAAAAAGAATCATCCGCTGATTATCATAAAGAATCCGCAAGTGGGTCAGTTCAAACTGTTCGATCAACCGATTCACACATGGGTGACCAGTGAAGATAGCTCGTTAGCAGAGGCAGAGATCATTACGCCGAGCAATTATGAAAGAATGATTGAATCACCCCCGCCATTCATTATTTTTGATGGACAACATCAACCTAGAGAAAATGCGATTTGGCAAGCTTTGATCAAAACTAATGCGACATTTTTCATTCCTGATTCTAGTCGCTTACGCATGCAATTGCCTGAGAATAAAATCATTATCCGTGATCAATTTCAAACGAGACGGCATGTGGAAAATTATGCAGAAAAAAATGATGATTTTTTTAGCGATGATCATCTGTTCTTTCAAATGGATGGCTATCATGGGTTTTCCAATTTTACGATCGAAGGCAGTCGTTACTTCGATAAAGGATTTCCCAGTCGAGCGTTGGCCTTGCATATTACATACGTCGATGCTTATGGGAATATGCGAATCAAACACTTCGTTTCAGATACCAATGATTCCGCAAAAGATCAAGCATTGAAATTTATGGAAGCAGCCAATAAAATGTATGGTTGGTTGATGAGGAACCATCAACAAATTTATATCACGGAAGGATTACTTGAGCTTGTCAGCTTGTATCGCCAACAAAAATTCCCTGGTCTGGGAGTTTTGAAGAAATGGACATTGTTACATCATCTTGAATTAGTTAGTCAGCTCTTAGATCATCCGACAGACTGGTTACGCAGTGGTTCAAGAATAGACAAGCTATACAAATTGATCACAGATCAATAA
- a CDS encoding dihydroorotate oxidase, with protein sequence MSLTTTFLNHSFENPLMNASGVHCMTTAELDELAHSNAGAFITKSCTINERAGNPEPRYYDVPLGSINSMGLPNLGFSYYLDYALAYEKEHGQEQPLFFSIAGMSAEENLEMLKLIEESDYQGITELNLSCPNVPGKPQLAYDFEATAVLLKEVFQVFSKPLGIKLPPYFDFAHFDQMAEILNQYPIAYVNSINSVGNGLYIDTESETVVIKPKDGFGGLGGEYIKPTALANVRAFYTRLKPEIKIIGTGGIRNGQDAFEHLLCGASMLQIGTELHKEGVAIFDRISKELETIMAEKGYHSIDEFRGKLRSMS encoded by the coding sequence TTGAGCTTAACGACTACTTTCTTAAATCATTCTTTTGAAAATCCCTTGATGAACGCTTCTGGTGTCCATTGCATGACTACAGCGGAATTAGATGAACTTGCACATTCGAATGCGGGGGCGTTCATTACAAAAAGCTGTACCATCAATGAGCGAGCAGGAAACCCTGAACCTCGTTATTATGATGTGCCACTGGGGAGTATCAATTCAATGGGCTTACCAAACTTAGGTTTTTCCTATTATCTGGATTATGCATTGGCCTACGAGAAAGAGCATGGACAAGAACAACCATTGTTTTTCTCGATTGCCGGTATGAGTGCAGAGGAAAATCTGGAAATGTTGAAGTTGATCGAAGAAAGTGATTACCAAGGGATCACTGAGCTGAATCTTTCATGCCCAAATGTTCCAGGAAAACCGCAGCTAGCTTACGATTTCGAGGCAACAGCAGTTTTATTGAAAGAAGTCTTTCAAGTGTTCTCAAAACCGTTGGGAATCAAACTTCCTCCTTATTTTGATTTCGCCCACTTTGATCAAATGGCGGAAATCTTGAATCAGTACCCGATCGCCTATGTGAACTCGATCAACAGTGTGGGAAATGGCCTTTATATCGATACTGAGAGTGAAACAGTCGTCATCAAACCAAAAGATGGTTTTGGTGGACTTGGAGGCGAATATATCAAACCTACTGCGTTAGCGAATGTCCGGGCATTTTATACCCGCTTGAAACCAGAGATCAAAATCATCGGTACTGGCGGTATCCGCAATGGACAAGATGCTTTTGAACATTTATTATGCGGCGCAAGCATGTTACAGATCGGTACGGAACTTCACAAAGAGGGAGTAGCTATTTTTGATCGTATCAGTAAAGAATTAGAGACGATCATGGCGGAAAAAGGCTACCATTCAATCGACGAATTTAGAGGGAAATTACGCTCGATGTCGTAA
- a CDS encoding PepSY domain-containing protein yields the protein MKSKVIFTGLFSLLLLAGCQPNQTTTPSSTTNQSSETTVTSTNKSEDSSTSAGSTDSSSSQTANPDIQVSADRAIELFQNKYPDAAITSLELDSDWGSYFYKIEGVDDQNEYSVKINAMDEKLEAENPEQLDRDEQNGKKKSEDGLDVSNLISIEEAGKIAVEKVGAGTATDWDLDKELGTTYWDVKVKNGNQTTNVKINSQTGEVLSSEIDD from the coding sequence ATGAAATCAAAAGTTATTTTTACAGGCTTATTTTCTTTACTACTTTTGGCGGGGTGCCAGCCAAACCAAACAACTACCCCATCAAGTACGACCAATCAGTCGTCAGAAACAACTGTAACCTCTACGAACAAGTCAGAAGACTCTAGCACATCCGCTGGTTCTACTGATTCATCCTCTTCACAAACAGCAAACCCTGATATTCAAGTTTCTGCGGATCGTGCGATTGAATTATTCCAAAACAAATACCCAGATGCAGCAATCACTAGCTTAGAACTCGATAGTGATTGGGGAAGCTACTTCTACAAAATTGAAGGTGTCGATGATCAAAACGAATATTCAGTGAAAATCAATGCGATGGACGAAAAACTTGAGGCAGAGAATCCAGAGCAATTAGATCGTGACGAACAAAACGGCAAGAAAAAATCAGAAGACGGCTTAGATGTCAGCAATCTGATCTCAATCGAAGAAGCTGGGAAAATCGCGGTTGAAAAAGTTGGCGCTGGAACTGCTACAGATTGGGACCTTGATAAAGAATTAGGAACTACTTACTGGGATGTCAAAGTGAAAAATGGCAACCAAACAACAAATGTAAAAATCAATAGTCAAACAGGAGAAGTATTGTCTTCAGAAATCGATGATTGA
- a CDS encoding SAM-dependent methyltransferase, producing the protein MLEKTIYHQLFSHSFSLPVEVTYWDGTTKQYGDTDNPPQIKITLNEEIPIKELTKNASLSLGEAYMDHRIEIEGNIQSLINDAYSHTDSFLRSKDYLKWLPKKEKHTKQQNKADIHAHYDLGNDFYRLWLDSTLTYSCAYFKTPEDSLEQAQINKVHHILDKLFIKEGESLLDIGCGWGTLLFTAAKEYHVKATGITLSEEQYNFITNKIKEEHLEDQCRVFLMDYRELKEETFDHITSVGMFEHVGSENLPEYFKVVKDLLKPKGTALIHGISRQQGGATNAWINKYIFPGGYVPGVTELIKDITENDLQVIDLESLRRDYQWTLQHWTQRFHAVQEQVTQEMGDRFYRMWDLYLQACAASFESSNIDVIQYLLVHPGNNSIPMHRK; encoded by the coding sequence ATGTTAGAAAAAACAATTTATCATCAACTATTTTCGCACTCTTTTTCACTTCCAGTAGAAGTCACGTATTGGGATGGAACGACGAAGCAGTATGGGGATACCGATAACCCTCCACAAATCAAAATCACGCTCAATGAAGAGATCCCAATCAAAGAGTTGACGAAAAATGCTTCTCTTTCTTTAGGGGAAGCTTATATGGATCATCGCATTGAAATCGAAGGGAATATCCAATCATTGATCAACGATGCTTATAGTCATACCGATAGTTTCTTGCGTAGCAAAGATTATCTGAAGTGGTTACCAAAAAAAGAGAAACACACAAAGCAACAAAATAAAGCGGATATCCATGCTCATTATGACTTAGGCAATGATTTTTATCGCTTATGGCTTGATTCAACGTTGACGTATTCTTGTGCTTATTTCAAAACTCCAGAAGATAGTCTGGAGCAAGCACAGATCAATAAAGTCCATCATATTTTAGATAAGCTATTTATCAAAGAAGGGGAATCCCTCTTGGATATTGGTTGTGGCTGGGGAACGTTACTATTTACTGCTGCAAAAGAATATCATGTCAAAGCGACTGGTATTACTCTCAGTGAAGAACAATACAACTTCATCACCAATAAAATCAAAGAAGAGCATCTAGAAGACCAATGTCGTGTGTTTCTAATGGATTACCGTGAGTTGAAAGAGGAGACTTTCGATCATATCACCAGTGTGGGGATGTTCGAACACGTAGGGTCAGAAAATCTACCTGAATATTTCAAAGTAGTCAAAGATTTGTTGAAACCTAAAGGAACTGCTTTGATCCATGGAATCAGCCGACAACAAGGTGGTGCAACGAATGCGTGGATCAATAAATATATTTTCCCTGGCGGTTATGTACCAGGTGTGACGGAACTGATTAAGGATATCACGGAAAACGATCTACAAGTGATCGACTTAGAAAGTTTACGTCGTGATTACCAATGGACATTACAACATTGGACGCAACGTTTCCATGCGGTTCAAGAGCAGGTGACTCAGGAGATGGGTGATCGGTTCTATCGTATGTGGGATCTTTATTTACAAGCCTGTGCCGCATCTTTTGAATCGAGCAATATCGATGTGATCCAGTACTTGTTAGTCCATCCAGGGAACAATTCGATCCCAATGCATCGGAAATAA
- a CDS encoding GNAT family N-acetyltransferase encodes MYLRKTTLDDLPRVLQIIDQAAAYLAEQGLPQWQGDQKPSKERFIEDIERQESFVLIDEEDIVGTAALVAGIDPVYTAIAGNWEGREPYLSIHRVALDQNVRGKRLGKQLLDHLLTVATCQGIKDVRIDTFPTNHPMEKTIYSAGFHYCGMIEFPFPHGERKAYQKLL; translated from the coding sequence ATGTACCTTAGAAAAACTACATTAGATGATTTGCCGAGAGTGCTACAAATCATTGATCAAGCTGCAGCATACCTTGCTGAGCAAGGATTGCCTCAATGGCAAGGAGATCAAAAACCATCAAAAGAACGATTCATCGAAGACATTGAAAGGCAGGAAAGCTTCGTCTTGATTGACGAAGAAGACATCGTTGGCACTGCGGCGCTTGTTGCAGGCATTGATCCGGTCTATACAGCAATTGCCGGAAATTGGGAGGGGAGAGAGCCGTATCTTTCCATCCATCGAGTTGCTCTTGATCAAAACGTAAGAGGGAAAAGACTTGGAAAACAATTATTAGATCATTTATTGACCGTTGCCACATGTCAAGGAATCAAGGACGTTCGGATCGATACGTTTCCCACTAATCACCCAATGGAAAAAACGATATACTCGGCAGGTTTTCATTATTGTGGCATGATTGAATTTCCATTCCCACACGGAGAAAGAAAAGCCTATCAAAAATTATTGTGA
- a CDS encoding amidase gives MKDATYLANGLRTKQFSLEELFTETKRKIEKFNPEINAFVTLEALDFQSNVKRPQLDSDSLLAGIPFPLKMLGQEKKGWLATSGSRIFEEHRASKNSNYVQAVEKAGLVSFGQTNAPEFGFKNITDPQLYGPARNPWNLAYSPGGSSGGAAAAVAAGIVPMAGASDGGGSIRIPASFSGLIGLKPSRGTMPVGPNAWRGWQGAAIDFGLTISMRDTKALFQALQGINSGAPYQVTPAFWQQHPVKERLKIAVCVDSPIGSKVSVDAQIAVQKALHFLEQSGHETVEIPYPLDGRTLINSYYQMNGAETAAMIESIENGLQRRIESNELEPISWTLWQYGKKLTAADYVHSLHVWDHAAVTMESLFESFDLFLSPTTADTAPKITADLQSDLIRQQMADVSHLSADEGLAVVSAMFEESLTITPYTQLANLTGQPAISLPTHVSEQGLPLGIQFMAARGREDLLFQIGELFEKHGLFYLPPGIEQA, from the coding sequence ATGAAAGATGCAACATATCTTGCGAATGGTTTAAGAACAAAGCAATTCAGCTTGGAAGAACTTTTTACAGAAACAAAGCGGAAAATCGAAAAGTTCAATCCAGAAATCAACGCATTTGTCACACTTGAAGCACTTGATTTCCAATCAAATGTAAAACGACCACAACTGGATAGTGATTCGCTACTAGCAGGAATACCATTTCCTTTAAAAATGCTAGGACAAGAAAAAAAAGGCTGGTTGGCAACTTCTGGTTCAAGGATTTTCGAAGAACACCGAGCATCCAAAAATTCAAATTATGTTCAGGCGGTAGAAAAAGCTGGCCTAGTTTCATTTGGTCAAACGAATGCACCTGAGTTTGGCTTTAAGAATATTACCGATCCACAATTATATGGCCCAGCACGAAATCCATGGAACTTGGCATACTCTCCAGGAGGATCAAGTGGCGGAGCTGCGGCGGCTGTTGCGGCTGGGATCGTTCCTATGGCAGGTGCCAGTGACGGGGGTGGTTCGATCCGTATTCCAGCCTCATTTTCTGGCTTGATCGGTTTGAAGCCATCAAGAGGAACAATGCCTGTTGGTCCAAATGCTTGGCGAGGCTGGCAAGGAGCGGCAATTGATTTCGGACTAACGATTTCCATGAGAGATACAAAAGCGTTGTTCCAAGCATTACAAGGAATCAATAGTGGGGCACCTTATCAAGTGACACCAGCCTTTTGGCAACAGCATCCAGTGAAGGAACGGTTGAAAATCGCTGTCTGTGTTGATTCACCAATCGGGTCGAAGGTAAGTGTAGATGCTCAAATTGCTGTTCAAAAAGCACTGCATTTTCTAGAACAATCAGGACATGAAACCGTTGAGATTCCTTATCCTTTAGATGGACGTACATTGATCAACTCGTATTATCAAATGAATGGTGCTGAAACGGCAGCAATGATCGAGTCGATCGAAAATGGGTTGCAGCGGAGGATAGAAAGCAACGAGCTAGAACCAATCTCATGGACATTATGGCAATACGGTAAAAAACTTACAGCAGCAGACTATGTGCATTCCTTGCACGTATGGGATCATGCAGCTGTCACGATGGAAAGCTTATTTGAGTCCTTTGATTTGTTCCTTTCGCCAACCACTGCGGATACTGCGCCTAAAATCACAGCTGACTTACAAAGTGACTTGATCCGTCAGCAGATGGCTGATGTCTCTCATTTATCGGCAGATGAAGGGTTGGCAGTCGTGTCAGCGATGTTTGAAGAGAGCTTGACGATCACTCCTTATACACAACTAGCGAACTTAACTGGGCAACCTGCAATAAGTCTACCTACACATGTCAGTGAACAAGGATTGCCACTAGGAATTCAGTTTATGGCTGCCAGAGGAAGAGAAGACTTACTCTTTCAGATTGGTGAATTATTTGAAAAACATGGTTTGTTTTATCTTCCGCCAGGAATCGAGCAAGCGTAA
- a CDS encoding sugar ABC transporter permease, with protein sequence MKKFSTSAKFQRRLSHFFTYVFLILLSIIIIYPLLITASTAFKPGNIAAFSLDFSGDWTLNNFSRLFNETLYGTWYKNTLIISVLTMVIQVTVVTLAGYTYSRYRFIGRKSSLMFFLVIQMVPTMAALTAFYVMAFLLGALDRYWFLTMIYIGGGIPMNTWLMKGYFDTVPIDLDESAKLDGAGHFRIFLQIVLPLVKPMIAVQALWAFMGPFGDFMLARFLLRTPENQTVAVGLQTFISDVTNQRVSLFAAGAILIAVPICLLFFFLQKNFVTGLTSGGTKG encoded by the coding sequence ATGAAAAAATTTAGTACGAGTGCTAAGTTCCAACGGAGACTTTCGCATTTCTTCACTTATGTGTTTTTGATCCTATTGTCGATCATTATCATCTATCCGTTATTGATCACAGCTAGTACTGCTTTCAAACCAGGCAATATTGCTGCTTTTAGTTTGGATTTCTCCGGTGATTGGACCTTAAATAATTTTTCTCGCTTATTCAATGAAACCTTGTATGGCACGTGGTATAAAAATACGTTGATCATTTCTGTTTTAACGATGGTCATTCAAGTAACTGTTGTGACACTTGCTGGTTATACGTATAGTCGTTATCGTTTCATCGGAAGAAAATCAAGTTTGATGTTCTTTCTAGTGATCCAGATGGTACCAACGATGGCAGCTTTGACCGCTTTTTATGTGATGGCCTTTCTATTAGGTGCATTGGATCGTTATTGGTTCCTGACAATGATCTATATCGGTGGGGGAATCCCAATGAACACTTGGCTGATGAAAGGATACTTCGATACAGTCCCAATCGATTTAGATGAATCAGCTAAATTGGATGGTGCAGGACACTTTAGGATTTTCTTGCAAATCGTCTTGCCATTAGTCAAACCAATGATCGCAGTCCAAGCGCTTTGGGCATTTATGGGACCATTTGGTGACTTCATGTTGGCACGTTTCCTACTTCGTACGCCTGAAAATCAAACAGTCGCAGTTGGATTACAAACCTTTATTTCTGATGTAACCAACCAACGCGTTTCTCTGTTTGCGGCGGGAGCAATCTTGATTGCTGTACCAATATGTTTATTGTTCTTCTTTTTACAAAAAAACTTTGTGACCGGACTGACATCAGGCGGGACCAAAGGTTAG
- a CDS encoding NupC/NupG family nucleoside CNT transporter, translating to MSQFIGIIGLLLIFGLAVLISSDRKAIKRKPLIIMLVLQFAFGFVLLRTTFGTAVVAMLAKLFDHLLAFAGEGVNFVFGGVANVGSAPFFLNVLMPIVFISAIIGILRYIKILPLFMKAVGLGLSKINGMGKLESYNGVASAILGQSEVFISIKKELPFLTEKRLFSMSVSAMSTVSMSIVGSYMALIDSKYVITALVLNLFGGYILASIVNPYELDEKEDELVIEEDKEQTFFQMLGEYILDGFHVAITVAAMLIGFVALIAMINALFSGIFGITFQQILGYIFAPFAFISGIPWKEAVDAGSIMATKLVTNEFVAMTELSTGTFEFTERTTAILSVFLVSFANFSSIGIISGAMKGLNEEKGNLVAKHGLKILFTASLVSFLSAIVTGILV from the coding sequence TTGAGTCAGTTTATTGGAATAATAGGTTTACTTTTGATTTTTGGGTTGGCGGTTTTGATCAGTAGCGATCGAAAAGCCATCAAACGCAAACCATTGATCATCATGCTCGTTTTGCAATTTGCGTTTGGGTTTGTTTTACTGCGTACGACTTTTGGTACAGCGGTTGTTGCGATGCTAGCCAAGCTATTTGATCACTTATTGGCATTTGCCGGTGAAGGTGTCAATTTCGTCTTTGGGGGTGTAGCAAACGTTGGAAGTGCCCCATTCTTCTTGAATGTGTTGATGCCAATCGTCTTTATTTCTGCAATTATTGGGATTTTGCGTTACATCAAGATTCTTCCTTTATTTATGAAAGCAGTCGGTTTAGGATTGAGTAAAATCAACGGAATGGGAAAATTAGAATCTTATAATGGTGTTGCTTCAGCGATTTTAGGTCAATCAGAAGTTTTTATCTCCATCAAAAAGGAACTGCCTTTCTTAACCGAAAAGCGTCTGTTCTCGATGAGTGTTTCCGCAATGTCCACGGTTTCGATGTCCATCGTTGGTTCCTATATGGCATTGATTGATTCAAAATACGTGATCACTGCTTTAGTTTTGAATCTTTTTGGTGGATATATTCTTGCCTCGATCGTCAATCCTTATGAGTTAGACGAAAAAGAAGATGAATTAGTGATTGAAGAAGACAAAGAACAAACATTTTTCCAAATGTTAGGCGAATATATTTTAGATGGTTTCCATGTCGCAATCACAGTGGCTGCAATGTTGATCGGTTTTGTTGCTTTGATTGCTATGATCAATGCCTTGTTCAGCGGGATTTTTGGGATTACATTCCAACAGATTTTAGGGTATATTTTTGCGCCATTTGCATTTATCAGTGGGATTCCTTGGAAAGAAGCGGTTGATGCCGGTAGTATCATGGCAACAAAACTTGTGACAAATGAGTTTGTAGCAATGACTGAATTATCGACTGGGACTTTTGAATTTACAGAACGTACCACCGCTATCTTATCAGTCTTCTTAGTATCATTTGCGAACTTCTCTTCAATTGGGATCATTTCAGGGGCAATGAAAGGGTTGAATGAAGAAAAAGGTAATCTTGTAGCAAAACATGGATTGAAAATTTTGTTCACCGCTTCATTAGTCAGCTTTTTAAGCGCAATTGTTACCGGAATACTGGTGTAA
- a CDS encoding DUF1846 domain-containing protein produces the protein MKKIGFDSEKYIEEQSAYILERVHHYDKLYLEFGGKLVDDKHAKRVLPGFEEDAKIKLLQKLRDQAEILICVYAGDIERNKIRGDYGITYDMDILRLIDELRGYGLSINSVVITRYNGQPATKVFINKLERRNIKVYKHAEIEDYPINVEKIVSEDGFGKNEYIETTKPIVVVTAPGPGSGKLATCLNQLYHESQKGNAAGYSKFETFPVWNVPLKHPLNIAYEAATVDLKDVNMIDSFHFDAYNKVAVNYNRDVETFPVIKRIIEKITGKESVYQSPTDMGVNRVGFGITDDEVVQEASKQEIIRRYFQTACDFKKGLTDEDAVNRIKLIMEEVGLRPEDRKVVTPAHEYAKTSQAASTEPMAVIAIELPDQVILTGRTSQLMDASAAVVLNAIKYLAHISDDIPLLSPLVLETIQGLKSKALHSSIDTLNLNEVLIALSISAVTNPIAQVAYEKLAELEGAQAHSTVMINKNDEQNLKQLGIDITSAPVYPSENLYYQ, from the coding sequence GTGAAAAAAATAGGTTTTGACTCAGAAAAGTATATCGAAGAGCAATCTGCGTATATCCTTGAACGCGTTCATCATTATGATAAGTTGTATCTGGAATTTGGTGGGAAATTAGTCGATGATAAGCATGCCAAACGTGTCTTACCAGGATTTGAAGAAGATGCTAAAATCAAATTATTGCAAAAGTTGCGTGACCAAGCGGAGATTTTGATTTGTGTGTATGCTGGTGACATCGAGCGGAATAAGATTCGTGGTGATTATGGGATCACATATGATATGGATATCTTGCGCTTGATCGATGAATTACGAGGATATGGATTATCGATCAATAGTGTAGTGATCACCCGGTATAACGGACAACCAGCAACTAAAGTATTTATCAATAAATTGGAGCGTCGGAATATCAAAGTCTATAAACACGCTGAAATCGAGGATTATCCGATCAATGTCGAAAAAATCGTTTCAGAGGATGGTTTCGGCAAGAACGAATACATCGAAACAACGAAACCAATCGTTGTCGTGACAGCTCCTGGTCCAGGTAGTGGGAAATTAGCTACCTGCTTGAACCAACTGTATCACGAGAGCCAAAAAGGCAATGCAGCAGGTTACTCTAAATTTGAGACTTTCCCTGTTTGGAATGTTCCATTGAAACATCCCTTGAACATTGCTTATGAAGCAGCAACAGTCGATTTGAAAGATGTCAATATGATCGATTCTTTTCATTTTGATGCCTATAATAAGGTGGCAGTCAACTACAATCGTGATGTAGAGACTTTCCCAGTCATTAAACGGATCATCGAAAAAATCACTGGTAAGGAATCGGTCTACCAGTCTCCTACTGATATGGGCGTCAACCGCGTAGGCTTCGGTATCACGGATGATGAAGTCGTACAGGAAGCCTCGAAACAAGAGATCATCAGACGCTATTTCCAAACGGCTTGTGACTTTAAAAAAGGTTTGACAGATGAAGATGCCGTCAATCGTATCAAATTGATCATGGAGGAAGTCGGTTTACGTCCAGAAGACCGTAAAGTCGTGACCCCTGCTCATGAGTATGCAAAAACTAGTCAAGCGGCAAGTACTGAACCGATGGCAGTGATCGCGATCGAACTTCCTGATCAAGTGATCCTTACAGGTCGGACAAGTCAATTAATGGATGCTTCGGCTGCTGTTGTCTTGAATGCGATCAAATATCTCGCCCATATCTCTGATGACATTCCGTTGTTATCGCCTCTTGTCTTGGAAACGATCCAAGGACTTAAAAGCAAGGCATTGCACTCTTCGATCGATACACTCAATCTCAATGAGGTGTTGATTGCTTTATCAATCAGTGCAGTGACTAATCCAATCGCACAAGTTGCTTATGAAAAATTAGCAGAACTTGAAGGTGCGCAAGCACATTCAACTGTGATGATCAATAAGAATGATGAACAAAACCTGAAACAATTAGGTATCGACATCACTAGTGCGCCTGTTTACCCTTCAGAAAACTTGTATTATCAATAA